The sequence ATAGGTGGGGACCACCTCGTAGCCTTCGGTGCGCAATTGCGTGAGGATGCGCTCGGAGTCTACCAGGGCCTTGGGGCAGCCAAGGGAAACGAACCCGACTTTGGGATTGGACATGCTTTACCTCATGGGGCGGCGGACAGCCAAGGATGAAAAACGGCGTATTCTAGCCGTGCAACGCCCAGCGTTCCAGCCTTCTGGTTTGCCACTCGTCCTGTGCATCTGCTGCACCATCCATATGGGTGATGCTATGGTTACCAGACTAGTCAGCAGGAGGCTTGAGAATGCGGGTGTGGGGTCAGGGACTACTAGCTGGGCTGGGAGTATGGAGCAGCCTGGCATTGGCGCAGGTGCCCGCAGAGTTGCTGCTGGCTGACGAAGAACGCTTCATCAGCGCCAACGCCGAATTCACGCTATTGCATGAGATGGGGCACCTGCTGATCCACGAGTTGCAGTTGCCTGTGCTCGGGCGCGAAGAGGATGCCGCTGATCACCTGGGGTTGATGGGATTGTTTCTCTTGCACGGCGAGCACCAGCGCGAGGATTTATATCTGCAGTTGATCGATGTGGCCGATTACTGGTCTCTGGAATCGAGCTACGCCAAGGAACGGGATCAGGCCATCCAGGCCTGGGACAGCCATGCCATGGATGATCAACGTTTCTACAATATCGCCTGCCTGATCTATGGCAGTGACCCGCAAAACCTGGACTGGGTGCTGGAGGTCACGGGGCTGCCGGATGAGCGCTCATTCTACTGCGATGAAGAGTACCGCCAGGTCGAGCATGCGGTGACCTGGCTGACTGAACACTTTCGGGCCAGTTCAGCGGAGCAGGGGCATCGTATCCAGGTTGAATATGGGCCACTGCCGGTACAGTTGGAGGGTGGCGAGGCCTTGCTGGCGCGGATTCAGGCCTCGGGTTTGATTGAACAGGTAGCCAACCGGGCCAGTGACAGTTTTCCACTGCCGCGCCCGGTCAGCTTGCGGCTGGTCACCTGCGGAGCTCCTGACGCCTGGTACAACCGCCTGCAGGGCGAGCTGAATCTGTGTTACGAGCTGATCGAGCACTTCAGGGTGCTGGCGGCTGAGCTGCCGGCGCTGCGTGCTCGTCGGCTCCAGGCGCGCGGGCAGTAATCTCAGCGGCCCTGGGGAGCGGAGCTTGCGGTCTCGGCAGCCCAATGACTGATCGGCGCCGGGCGCC is a genomic window of Halopseudomonas phragmitis containing:
- a CDS encoding DUF4344 domain-containing metallopeptidase; the protein is MRVWGQGLLAGLGVWSSLALAQVPAELLLADEERFISANAEFTLLHEMGHLLIHELQLPVLGREEDAADHLGLMGLFLLHGEHQREDLYLQLIDVADYWSLESSYAKERDQAIQAWDSHAMDDQRFYNIACLIYGSDPQNLDWVLEVTGLPDERSFYCDEEYRQVEHAVTWLTEHFRASSAEQGHRIQVEYGPLPVQLEGGEALLARIQASGLIEQVANRASDSFPLPRPVSLRLVTCGAPDAWYNRLQGELNLCYELIEHFRVLAAELPALRARRLQARGQ